From a region of the Mytilus galloprovincialis chromosome 3, xbMytGall1.hap1.1, whole genome shotgun sequence genome:
- the LOC143067191 gene encoding uncharacterized protein LOC143067191, which yields MSSANQEFRAVLPRRVKKSFNYRVFDQLGMQSDALIGESEVGDELVHGATGGNDSMSKADFEDLKDRLSIYMDSEESDTDEETKELVRKLKEVKKKEKVMKNKKRKVELRQEIEKRMKELEELEELELKGASKPKKEKSVKKVEQSKKGKDKGKSKDTDKGKDKDKDKDSVKDSKEPGTFLIVSDSIAKYVKLENADVYAFRGASIGEITYQLNKNKGSIYGGYKCLVIHCGTNDIHILSIDQFKSAYCNLISTAKLLFPSMVIALSGILPRPVDFEETGKKIKDVNMALLNLCLSYEVEFIHSYRWFLKCGKPKVELFAYKDGGLHLNCEGTRQLGLYFKRRVAHLI from the exons atGAGTAGCGCTAACCAGGAATTCCGGGCAGTTTTACCCAGGCGTGTCAAGAAGAGTTTTAATTACAGAGTTTTCGATCAACTGGGGATGCAGTCCGATGCACTTATAGGAGAATCGGAGGTTGGTGACGAGCTTGTGCACGGTGCGACTGGTGGAAATGACAGTATGTCAAAGGCGGATTTTGAAGATCTGAAAGATCGTCTTTCGATTTATATGGATTCCGAGGAGTCGGACACCGATGAAGAAACAAAAGAATTGGTGAGGAAACTCAAGGAAGTTAAGAAGAAGGAAAAAGTAATGAAGAACAAGAAGAGAAAGGTGGAATTACGACAGGAAATAGAGAAGAGAATGAAGGAATTGGAGGAGTTGGAGGAGCTCGAGTTAAAAGGGGCTTCTAAGCCGAAGAAGGAGAAATCCGTCAAGAAGGTGGAACAGTCCAAGAAGGGAAAAGATAAAGGAAAAAGCAAAGATACAGATAAAggtaaagataaagataaagacaaaGACTCAGTTAAAGATAGCAAAG AACCAGGAACTTTTCTGATAGTGTCAGACTCAATTGCAAAATATGTGAAGCTTGAGAATGCGGATGTTTATGCGTTTCGGGGGGCTTCCATTGGAGAAATAACCTATCAGCTTAACAAGAACAAGGGGAGTATTTATGGAGGTTATAAATGTTTAGTTATTCATTGTGGTACCaatgatattcatattttatctattgATCAGTTTAAGTCTGCCTATTGTAATTTAATTTCTACCGCCAAGTTATTGTTTCCTTCTATGGTTATTGCTTTGTCTGGTATTCTTCCTCGTCCTGTTGATTTTGAGGAAACGGGTAAGAAGATAAAGGATGTAAATATGGCTTTGTTAAATTTATGTTTGAGTTATGAAGTCGAATTCATTCATTCGTATAGATGGTTTTTGAAATGTGGAAAGCCAAAGGTGGAGCTATTTGCCTATAAAGATGGTGGGTTACATCTCAATTGTGAAGGTACAAGGCAGTtaggtttatattttaaaagaagggTTGCTCATTTAATTTAG